The stretch of DNA TAGCTTAATGCTAAGCCATACCCTCAGACCTGCTGCAAAAGTATATACTTAAACGTAAACTTCCAAACTTTTTCGCTGAAAAGTTATCCAAAAGTGAGAAATAAGCACAATCTGAAAACGCTATTTACTAAGGTATGGTGTGCAGTTCTTGATTTCTATAGGTAAAGCCCTTACTTTACACTTGTCTGCAGTAATGGATAACTCCACTACACAAGCCCGTGAATTCATCGGTTTTCTTTGGTCAAAAATAAAGTTTCCAATACCATAGTAAATCGGTTTCCCTCGATACGTCTCTATTGTCTGGAGCGTATGACTATGGTGTCCAACAATAGCATCAGCCCCTGCACCTATTAGTTTGTGTGCATTCTCACGCTGCTGTGGAGTGGCTCTGAAGTGGTGTTCCCATCCCCAATGTAGTATAAGGAGAATATAACAATTCTTATCTGTGGCTCGTAAGTGTTTAACTCGCATGATAAGACTATCTATACTCTCCTGACTAACACAAGGTTTTTGAGGAAGATAGAGGAAGTTTTCTAAGGGTAAACGTAGGGATGAAACTACCCAAACATGGCGTGGACTTGTAGAAATGAGTACTGGTTCTGCTGCTTCCGCTATATTCTTACCAGCCCCGATAGGTATCATTCCTGCTTTTTTAATCTGTTCTTGTGTGTCTAAAAGTCCTCTTCTTCCTTGGTCAATACTATGATTATTGGCTAAGTTGAGGTGCGTTATGCCATGACGACGTAGTGTTGGCAACCATTCGGGTTCGCCTCTAAAGATGAAACGTTTGAACACTCGTTCCCTAATTTTAGTCACAGGGCACTCTAAGTTGGCAATTACATAGTTGGAAGAGTGAAACAATGAGTCGATAGTAGGTGAGAAGAGAGCATCGACTCCCACCATATCAATCTTCTGTCTTACTCCTCTGTCAAGTAGAAGGTCACCTGTAATAACGATACGTAAAGTGTCGTCAGGTCTTTTTTGAGCTGACTTCTTCTGATTGATAAAGTTAACTCCTATCCCATTGAAAGATAGTAGGATAGGAGTTAATAAGCATATAATAACTTTAACAGCCCGAGCTATAGAATGTCTCTTCATCATCAGCACTCATTCCTTTTACTGGAGCTATGATCTCTTTCATCCATGATGGCGTTCCACCTGTTGGTGACTTCTTTAACTCCTCTTGCCATTCTTCGTCCGTCATGCGTGGGTCTGAAATCAAACGAGTGAACTCACGATAGGAGAGTACAGAACCGCGTGTAAGATAGAGGAATCCATCAATCTCTACAACAACATATATTTCGTAGGCAGGACCAACTCCTTCATATAGCACACATTTATCATCTATGGCAACATTCTCGCCTCCAGCAGTGAAGACATCGGCAACAACTGCAACCTTCTTGTCGGTACTCACTACATCAGACCATCCCTGCAACATCTGATTGTCCTCGCTGACAAGCTCCAAAGAGATGTTCTCTACGGTCGAACCAATGATTTCAATCTGGTTGTATTCCTCATCAGTTATCTTTCCACCATTCAGTTCTTTTATACTGATATCACGGCAGAATTCAGCCATTTCCTTTATTCGTTCATATACAGCCTTTGCCTTTTCAGTCTGTAAATTGTAAGTTGTGAGGACTTTATCCATTCTTGTTACGAGTGCAATAGCTTTCTCCCAGAACTTCACGTTAGGCTCTACATATCCCTTCACGACAGGTGGTTCAGGACCTCCATCACCACACTCTGCTAACATCGGCTGCTTTGCATAGAGGATAGCATCATGCTTTAATTCTGCCCAAGAGGCAAGTGCTGTGTTCAAATTCTTTTTCTGCCACTGTGGTGTCTGCATGAAATAAGGAAGCGACTGTGCGGTGTCACCTAATGACTGGAGCGTGTACATCCATTGATTTGCTACACAAGCCTCCCAAGGAGTATTAGCAACTTTCTTACGAGCAGTGGTTAATGCCTTTGGAAAATCCTTCCATTTCTGTGCTTCTTTCAGCTCGTCCATGAGAATACGTTCGGCACCTGGCAATCCCATCACAGCCATCCAGTCGAGTCCCTTTGGACATGGGCGGAGAGAGATAGGGCTATCTTGATCCGTAGTAGCTATCAATGCCTCTGCATCAGGTTGATAACGCTGCGGCATAATATCTACAACATATTTGCTACCATGTGTTTTCTTCAACTCGATACGTGTCTGTTTCTTTGCTATTGCTTCAATGTTTGCTGTCAGTTTACCCATGTCTTTATTTGAAGATAATAGCTTTTCTATAGGTAAGTTCATCTTCTTAACAAGTTCTGCAACCTGTATGAGGGTAGCATTATCAGGTGTTCCCATAAGATAAGTGATTGGTTCACTTACCTTGTCGTATATGGTTTTGAGCTTTGGTTGTTGGTTGAAGACATTGGCAATAAGTGCAATCTGCTTCATCTTAGCAGGTTTGTCCGTACCAAAATGGGCTGTTTGCAACCACATCATACCACGGAAGTAACGACTACAAACCTTAGAACGGGTATAGTGACCACGTGGACGGAAGAGCGAATAAGCAAACATTCCTGTCTGAGAGTCATATTCAAGCATATCAGAATATCCATTTTCAGCCTCGAAAGACTTAGTAATTTCTTCCATTACCATCTTCTTGTATGCTTCTGGGGCATTTAGTGTAGCCATTGATTTTGGTGCTTTATCATGACTAAAAAGCCAAGATGCGACGGCAAACCATGCCTGACCATATTCCGCTGCAGCCTTTATTTCTGCATTTTGACTGCTTGTAAGTGTCTTCATCTCTGCTCCCATTTTGGAAGAAAAGACAATCATCAGTGAGTCTAAGTGCTTTTCCTCCACATCGCGCAATACACAATCAAAATAGAGATGGAACTGTTGTAGGTAGAGGTCAGTGGTTACGAAGCTTGGAAAATCAGCATAGTCGTTCTTCTCATATACGTGGAAAAGCTGATTATGTTCGGCAGGAACGATAGCAAAACCATTCTGTCCCAACATGCTATATAGCTTTGGGTCGAACTCTTTCAGCTGGAACGGGTTGATAAGATTCTTCATATTCACCACGTCCTTACTATTCGCTGGTTTAAAGTTCAGTTTTCGTAATTCCGCTTCTTGTGCACGGATGCGCTCTGTAAAGGCAAGTTGTTCTTTCGTATAGCGTGGTGAGAACTTCTTACCACTGGTCTCCTCCTTTTCAGAAACATTCCAAAGTGCATTATTATACCATGTTGTTGTATTGTATAATGCACGTAACGTAGCATCCTTGAAAGGGTATCCTTGTCTTGCGGCAAAGGCATTTCGAATAGCACGCAGTTCTACAAGATTGAGTTTAGAGATGTCCATCTGCGTATCAATTTTGCCCTTCAGTTTTTCAATATTTATTTTTCCAGTACCAGGGAGAATAAGAGGAGTCTTCTTTTCCTTTGTACGTTCAATATAGGCATCACCTCTGCTGCCATCTATCTTTTCACTTTGTGCCCATGCAGTAGGTGAGAACAACAAAATCAGGAATGCAATAGCTACTGTTCTGAATGCGTTCTTTTGCATTAGCTTGTAATAGGAATTGTGGTTCATCTTGTTTTATTTTTAATAGTTATGTTTTACATTTATTCGCTTGCAACAAATCGTTTAACGGCTTCTTCGTGGCTAACAGCTTCAGTTAAAAAGCGCACGAAAGAGAGCCCGAAGTCGTCCCAAACATAGTCTGCAACAACATATTTATCATCGGTGGTTGCTTGCAATGTACGCACGTATGGTTCAATAAAACGAAAATCGCATAATATTCCACCCATACGCGACCCCATCCACATAGGGCGTATTTTGTCATTTATCTGCTTAAAAATGAAGAGTTTACGTGCAGGCTGTGGGTAGAAGCGAGTCGGTTTGATAACCCCAACGATTGCTTCGTCCTTTCCATCTCCATTAACATCTCCTGTTACCAGTTGATAAACAGGGTAGGGAAGTTTCCATTTGGCAATTGCTTTTCTGGTTTTCCACTTGTATTTGTGTCCTTTCTGCTCAGTATTCACTTGCACCTTAGAGTATAGGCACAGCCATGAAAGCGAATCGTTGACACGTTCTAACTCAAAGGTCAAGGGCTGTTGTGCCATAGCTTTTTCTACAAGTAGGATAAAAAGCAGCAGACAGCCAAACCGCTTGTATCTATTCTTAAACATATATGGTTACAAATTTAGGTACTTTCACGGATAAAACAAAATATTTCAAATAAAAAATCCTGATTTCACCGACGTGAAATCAGGACTGGCTGAGTGTCTTCGATATCCCAGCAATATGCTGTATAGGACCTCGCGACAATTTTGTTATCCTTCACCTTAAAAAACTAACCTATGTATTTCAATCTCTTACTTGCGTGAATTATCCCTGTGTGGTTAACGCAACTAAGTAGCTATGTATATTTTGGTGTCCTTAGTAAAATAGTTTTTTATAACCTCTTTTCATCTCATACAAGTCAAATTAAATCTCAACTTGGCTTGTGAATATTTATAGAGGATTTATTTCTTTTTGTTTTTAACAATCTGTGCTATGATGTTGTTGCCATCCTCTAATTTTATATATGCAAAGATAGGATATAATATTCAAACAAGCAAATTTTTTGTTTAGATTGCTCACGCTTTAACATAAAATTAACTATAATGACCTTTAAGCCTGCCTTTTTCGCTTAGTTTTCTACTGTTTTTTATTTTATTTGTATCTAAAACGCTTTTTTCTCGATTTTTATTTTTGCTTTTTAATTCTTGAACAAGATGCTAACGATGTCTTCTTTTAGTATTTCATAGAAAACTATATTCTACTTTTCGAGAACCATGTCATTTATTAAATGTAATAAATTTTCTAACTATTTGTCTTATAGCAGATTTACTTCACATCATTTTAACATTTAAAATTCAAAATGGGGAGTAAACATTCTAAACACAGAACATTCAGTGAGGACTTTATTCTCACTTTACTTCGTGAGTATTACTCATCAGAAGTGTCAATTAATTTCATCTGTCGTAAGTACGGCATTAATAGTGCCAGCTTTTATCAATGGCAAAAAAAGTATGATTTAGATGAAAAAAAGCTATCTTTGTCGCATGATATTATTACTAAATTAAAAGCTATGCGTAGTAAGAAAGCTATGGAGAAAGCCCCTCTAACTCGTGAGGAAGAGCTTGAAGAACAAGTATCGAATTTGAAGAAAGCTTTGGAGTATTCTGAACTTCGCAATCAAGGTTTGATGAAAGTCATAGAGATAAGCAGTAAGGAATATGGTGAGGATTTGCTAAAAAAAGCTGGCGCCAAGCAGTAGACAGCCTTCGAGTCAGCAACCCTTGTTTATCAATTGGGCTGCTGAGTGGACTGTTTGGCAAGACTCGTGAAGGCTATTACTCTGTGAGTAAAGAGAAGAGGGAGCATCGTAAACTTACTGAGAAAATTGTCGTACGTGCAGTAATGGATGTTCGTGCAGATGCTCCTCGAATAGGTGCACAGAAACTTTTGCACATGCTTATGGATATCTATCCTGGCTTAATGCTTGGTCGCGACAGGTTCTACCAGCTAATGCACAAGCATCACCTTATGCTGAAGCCATCCAGATGTCGCCACACCACGAACTCCAATCACAACTATTTCAAGTATAAGAACACGGCAAAAGGAATGGTTCTTACACGTCCTGCACAACTCTGGGTAGCAGACATCACATATATAGATACTGAGGATGGTGTGGTCTATCTTCACCTCATAACCGATGCATTCACTCATGAGATAATCGGATGGAAGCTTTCTGACAGTCTGCAGGCTGTCAATACGCTTGCTGCCCTAGACATGGCAATAGAACATTCACAGGGTATGAATCTCTCGCTGATGACGCACCACTCTGATCGTGGGGTTCAATACTGCAGCAACGCCTACGTGGCAAGGCTGGAGAGTATACACTCGGGCATAAGCATGACTGAAGACTACAACCCTACAGATAATGCAATCGCCGAAAGAGTGAACGGAATAATAAAGCAAGAGTGGCTCTACCACATGAAACGACCGAAGAACCTCGATGATGCACGATGCACTATTGCTGGTATCATAGACTTCTACAACAATAAGAGACCCCATATGAGCAACGGCATGCTTACGCCAAGACAAATGAGAGAAAAGCACTGCAATGTAGCATAAGGGTTTCTGTGCGTTTCATGGTATTAAATTTTGTAAGTTGAAGGAAAAATACTAACTTTGAACATGTGCTACACACGTTCAGACTTCATTGTCAAGATTTATGACTATGTAAAGCGAATCAGTAAAGTTTCCATGGGGGTGTAAAGCTGTTCAGGAAGCAAGTAAAAAATGTGTAAACCAATTTAGTAACAATAACCAGAAAAGTGTGAAGTAAATTTAGGCATAGTCATATTAAAAAGTAATATGTGCCCTTTAGACTTCGAAAAGACGCCCAATAGGCTTGCAACTAATCCTTGAAAATGAAGAAAAATAGAAGTTTGTGCAAACTGACTGATAATGAATAGGATATGAAACGATTTGCATAAAACTGCTCTATTTGTAAAAGGCAGGAAAGTGCGGATTTAAGCAGAAGTTCAGTTACTAAATCATTACCAAGATTGGGAATAGGTAACGAAATGCAGATATAGGTAACTGAAATTATTTGGTTCGTGTGTTTGTTGCTTTGGTCGGCAGTTTTCTGCATAAGTAAAGAACGCTTTAATTCGGGTAACTTTGCCCATAAAGATTAAAGCGTATGCAAACAGAAAAGATGAAGGTGTTGCTCTACCTCAAAAAGAGCGGTATGGACAAGTCGGGTAAGGCTCCCATCATGGGACGTATAACACTTGGTAGGAGTATTGCGCAGTTCAGTTGCAAACTGTCTTGCAACCCCGATTTGTGGAGTCCTCGTGAGAGTAGAATGAGTGGCAAGAGCCGTGAGGCAGTGGAAGTGAACGGCA from Prevotella scopos JCM 17725 encodes:
- a CDS encoding CapA family protein, with amino-acid sequence MMKRHSIARAVKVIICLLTPILLSFNGIGVNFINQKKSAQKRPDDTLRIVITGDLLLDRGVRQKIDMVGVDALFSPTIDSLFHSSNYVIANLECPVTKIRERVFKRFIFRGEPEWLPTLRRHGITHLNLANNHSIDQGRRGLLDTQEQIKKAGMIPIGAGKNIAEAAEPVLISTSPRHVWVVSSLRLPLENFLYLPQKPCVSQESIDSLIMRVKHLRATDKNCYILLILHWGWEHHFRATPQQRENAHKLIGAGADAIVGHHSHTLQTIETYRGKPIYYGIGNFIFDQRKPMNSRACVVELSITADKCKVRALPIEIKNCTPYLSK
- a CDS encoding DUF3160 domain-containing protein, with translation MQKNAFRTVAIAFLILLFSPTAWAQSEKIDGSRGDAYIERTKEKKTPLILPGTGKINIEKLKGKIDTQMDISKLNLVELRAIRNAFAARQGYPFKDATLRALYNTTTWYNNALWNVSEKEETSGKKFSPRYTKEQLAFTERIRAQEAELRKLNFKPANSKDVVNMKNLINPFQLKEFDPKLYSMLGQNGFAIVPAEHNQLFHVYEKNDYADFPSFVTTDLYLQQFHLYFDCVLRDVEEKHLDSLMIVFSSKMGAEMKTLTSSQNAEIKAAAEYGQAWFAVASWLFSHDKAPKSMATLNAPEAYKKMVMEEITKSFEAENGYSDMLEYDSQTGMFAYSLFRPRGHYTRSKVCSRYFRGMMWLQTAHFGTDKPAKMKQIALIANVFNQQPKLKTIYDKVSEPITYLMGTPDNATLIQVAELVKKMNLPIEKLLSSNKDMGKLTANIEAIAKKQTRIELKKTHGSKYVVDIMPQRYQPDAEALIATTDQDSPISLRPCPKGLDWMAVMGLPGAERILMDELKEAQKWKDFPKALTTARKKVANTPWEACVANQWMYTLQSLGDTAQSLPYFMQTPQWQKKNLNTALASWAELKHDAILYAKQPMLAECGDGGPEPPVVKGYVEPNVKFWEKAIALVTRMDKVLTTYNLQTEKAKAVYERIKEMAEFCRDISIKELNGGKITDEEYNQIEIIGSTVENISLELVSEDNQMLQGWSDVVSTDKKVAVVADVFTAGGENVAIDDKCVLYEGVGPAYEIYVVVEIDGFLYLTRGSVLSYREFTRLISDPRMTDEEWQEELKKSPTGGTPSWMKEIIAPVKGMSADDEETFYSSGC
- a CDS encoding FG-GAP repeat protein — its product is MFKNRYKRFGCLLLFILLVEKAMAQQPLTFELERVNDSLSWLCLYSKVQVNTEQKGHKYKWKTRKAIAKWKLPYPVYQLVTGDVNGDGKDEAIVGVIKPTRFYPQPARKLFIFKQINDKIRPMWMGSRMGGILCDFRFIEPYVRTLQATTDDKYVVADYVWDDFGLSFVRFLTEAVSHEEAVKRFVASE
- a CDS encoding transposase, whose translation is MGSKHSKHRTFSEDFILTLLREYYSSEVSINFICRKYGINSASFYQWQKKYDLDEKKLSLSHDIITKLKAMRSKKAMEKAPLTREEELEEQVSNLKKALEYSELRNQGLMKVIEISSKEYGEDLLKKAGAKQ
- a CDS encoding IS3 family transposase; protein product: MSKEKREHRKLTEKIVVRAVMDVRADAPRIGAQKLLHMLMDIYPGLMLGRDRFYQLMHKHHLMLKPSRCRHTTNSNHNYFKYKNTAKGMVLTRPAQLWVADITYIDTEDGVVYLHLITDAFTHEIIGWKLSDSLQAVNTLAALDMAIEHSQGMNLSLMTHHSDRGVQYCSNAYVARLESIHSGISMTEDYNPTDNAIAERVNGIIKQEWLYHMKRPKNLDDARCTIAGIIDFYNNKRPHMSNGMLTPRQMREKHCNVA